The Tripterygium wilfordii isolate XIE 37 chromosome 17, ASM1340144v1, whole genome shotgun sequence genome has a window encoding:
- the LOC119982924 gene encoding probable polygalacturonase, whose product MKRSFTLLDVLLVLALFTHAAWAVRSSLYCESTNSGKLRPHSVSITEFGAVGDGITLNTKAFQNAIFYLNSFTDKGGAKLFVPTGRWLTGSFALISHLTLWLDKDAVILGSTRSDDWPVVDPLPSYGRGRELPGGRHRSLIYGCNLTDVVITGDNGTIDGQGSIWWDWFHNKTLDYTRPHLIELMNSTGILISNLSFLNSPFWTIHPVYCSHVTVQNVTILAPLDSPNTDGIDPDSSSDVCIEDCYISTGDDLIAIKSGWDEYGISYARPSTNIIIRRLVGQTRTSAGIAIGSEMSGGVSEVHAENLQFFNSNTAIRIKTSPGRGGYVRNIYISNVTLTDVNVAIKFTGQYGEHPNEFYDPNALPVIERITFKDVTGERIKFAGLLEGIERDNFRNICLSNITLNVTSKFPWNCSYIQGYSDLVFPAACHPLKKSIYPEHYQDCYHLHNHLQISSSQKRGSWLLSW is encoded by the exons ATGAAGAGGTCTTTTACT CTTCTGGATGTTCTTCTGGTACTGGCATTGTTCACTCATGCTGCATGGGCTGTCAGAAGCAGCTTGTATTGCGAAAGTACCAATTCTGGGAAGCTTCGGCCTCATAGCGTCTCTATTACTGAATTTGGAGCAGTTGGAGATGGGATCACTCTCAATACAAAAGCATTCCAGAATGCTATCTTCTATCTCAATTCATTCACTGATAAGGGCGGGGCCAAGCTTTTTGTTCCTACTGGTCGGTGGTTGACAGGAAGCTTTGCTCTCATCAGCCATCTTACTCTCTGGTTGGATAAGGATGCAGTGATTCTTGGATCAACA AGGTCAGATGATTGGCCAGTTGTTGATCCTCTACCATCATATGGACGAGGTCGGGAGTTGCCAGGTGGAAGGCATCGTAGCCTTATTTATGGATGCAATCTGACAGATGTTGTTATAACAG GTGATAATGGAACTATTGATGGTCAGGGCAGCATCTGGTGGGACTGGTTCCATAATAAGACGCTGGACTACACCAGGCCGCATCTGATTGAGTTGATGAACTCAACAGGGATTTTAATCTCTAACCTTAGCTTTCTGAACTCACCATTTTGGACAATCCATCCTGTATACTGCAG CCATGTAACTGTCCAGAACGTTACAATCCTTGCGCCTCTTGATTCACCAAATACAGATGGGATTGATCCAG ACTCTTCAAGTGATGTTTGCATTGAAGACTGTTATATCAGTACCGGTGATGATCTTATTGCTATCAAAAGTGGGTGGGATGAGTATGGAATTTCGTACGCTCGCCCTAGTACAAACATTATCATCCGCCGGCTTGTTGGACAAACTCGAACCAGCGCTGGGATTGCAATTGGCAGTGAGATGTCTGGGGGTGTATCAGAAGTTCATGCTGAGAATCTGCAGTTTTTCAATTCAAACACAGCTATAAGAATAAAGACATCTCCTGGAAGGGGAGGCTATGTGAGAAATATCTACATATCAAATGTCACATTGACTGATGTAAATGTTGCAATCAAGTTTACTGGTCAGTATGGAGAGCACCCCAATGAGTTTTATGACCCAAACGCTCTTCCTGTAATAGAACGTATTACGTTCAAAGATGTCACTGGAGAGAGAATAAAATTTGCAGGCCTTTTAGAGGGCATAGAACGGGACAACTTCCGCAATATCTGCCTTTCCAACATTACCCTCAATGTCACCTCAAAGtttccttggaattgctcctATATTCAAGGTTATTCTGACTTAGTTTTCCCAGCAGCTTGCCATCCTCTCAAGAAGAGTATCTACCCTGAGCATTACCAAGACTGTTACCATCTGCATAATCATTTGCAGATTTCAAGTAGTCAGAAAAGAGGTTCTTGGTTGCTTTCTTGGTGA
- the LOC119982885 gene encoding protein S-acyltransferase 18-like encodes MLVRGHGWQRPLHSLQIVGMAVYCFLVVVFYTFLGLFLGNRAAEITVTTIYSFVAISVMLLFIRCTAIDPTDKTRFRKRRRGKSSGFVKLNYGLIFSQIIMRFFRRVERKILRTFIRRTYLDQWKTGPQMEPLLPFPLVLKDDAISPDTKDDDISFCSLCDFEVKKHSKHCRTCNRCVEGFDHHCRWLNNCVGKRNYTTFILLMIFVLLLLIIEGGTAIAIFVRCFADKKGLEEELKRRLYIDFPRAVLATISVLLFLLTAYCSAAMGQLFFFHVVLIRKGMRTYDYIMAMKEENQPMDLFNDSDSSSDESMDFDSPEKPTFVSRFICRGQKLNQSPTRLSIRIDGDPESSTRTKKDGFQVSIDPWRLIKMSRDKAILAAEKARERLKKQKSENDPLKPLPLETKRGPLMNPENKMGNTVSGSAPHIAIGRMPGSPGRFSSPRRRFSGSPTMFSGIMPSPKQKYRSSFDLKLTDVSKELETYISRQVLCSVIKKDGSEASPR; translated from the exons ATGCTTGTGAGGGGCCATGGATGGCAACGTCCTCTCCACTCTTTACAG ATTGTGGGGATGGCAGTATACTGTTTTCTGGTGGTAGTATTTTATACATTTCTTGGGCTTTTCTTGGGGAATCGAGCTGCTGAAATCACTGTCACCACTATCTATTCCTTTGTG GCAATTTCAGTTATGTTACTATTTATCAGATGCACTGCCATCGACCCGACGGATAAGACCAGATTtagaaagaggagaagagggaAATCTAGTGGGTTTGTGAAGTTGAATTATGGGCTCATATTTAGTCAGATAATTATGAGGTTCTTCAGGAGGGTGGAGAGGAAAATTCTGAGGACTTTCATAAGGAGGACGTATCTGGATCAATGGAAGACTGGGCCTCAAATGGAGCCCTTGCTGCCATTCCCTCTTGTTTTGAAAGATGATGCGATTTCACCTGACACCAAAGACGATGACATCTCCTTTTGCTCGCTATGCGATTTTGAG GTGAAGAAACACAGTAAACATTGTAGGACTTGCAACCGTTGTGTTGAAGGGTTTGATCACCACTGCAGG TGGTTAAATAATTGTGTTGGCAAAAGGAATTACACTACATTCATTCTTCTAATGATATTCGTGCTGTTATTG CTAATCATAGAAGGAGGAACTGCCATTGCCATTTTTGTCAGGTGCTTTGCGGATAAGAAAGGACTAGAGGAGGAGCTGAAGAGGAGGCTCTATATAGACTTTCCTAGAGCAGTTCTTGCTACTATATCG GTTTTGCTGTTTCTGTTGACAGCTTACTGTTCAGCAGCAATGGGAcagcttttcttctttcatgTCGTTCTCATAAGGAAG GGAATGAGAACATATGATTACATCATGGCAATGAAAGAGGAGAACCAACCGATGGACCTATTCAATGATTCGGACTCCTCTTCAGACGAAAGCATGGACTTTGACTCACCTGAGAAGCCAACATTTGTATCCCGGTTTATATGCAGAGGTCAGAAACTAAATCAG AGCCCAACAAGGTTATCAATAAGGATTGATGGAGATCCTGAGTCCTCCACCAGAACCAAGAAAGACGGCTTCCAGGTGAGCATTGACCCGTGGAGACTGATAAAGATGAGCAGAGATAAAGCAATATTAGCAGCAGAGAAGGCCAGAGAAAGGCTTAAGAAACAGAAGTCAGAGAATGATCCATTGAAGCCACTACCATTGGAGACAAAGCGAGGGCCGCTGATGAACCCAGAGAACAAGATGGGAAATACAGTGTCAGGTTCAGCACCACATATAGCCATAGGTAGGATGCCAGGGTCACCAGGAAGGTTCTCAAGTCCAAGAAGACGATTTTCTGGCTCCCCGACAATGTTCTCCGGCATTATGCCATCTCCAAAGCAAAAGTACAGAAGCAGTTTCGACTTGAAGTTAACAGATGTGTCGAAGGAGCTCGAAACCTACATTTCAAGGCAAGTTTTATGTTCTGTTATAAAAAAAGATGGGAGTGAGGCATCTCCAAGATAG
- the LOC119982260 gene encoding sm-like protein LSM5: MANNPSQLLPSELIDRCIGSKIWVIMKGDKELVGTLRGFDVYVNMVLEDVTEYEITAEGRRITKLDQILLNGNNIAILVPGGSPDPE, from the exons ATGGCTAACAATCCATCACAGCTCCTCCCATCAG AGCTGATAGATCGCTGCATAGGATCCAAAATATGGGTCATAATGAAAGGAGACAAGGAACTTGTTGGCACTCTCAGGGGCTTTGACGTCTATGTTAACATGGTTCTCGAAGATGTCACTGAATA TGAAATCACAGCAGAAGGACGAAGAATAACCAAACTTGATCAGATCTTGCTGAACGGGAACAATATTGCCATT CTTGTCCCTGGCGGTTCCCCTGATCCAGAGTGA